A window of Lacibacter sediminis contains these coding sequences:
- the porU2 gene encoding putative type IX secretion system sortase PorU2: MKRFLLSVTILFCAITGVTAQSYMNEWIDFNKTYYKFKVGATGVYRISQAQLSTMGIANADASHFQLWRNGQQVPVYTSVANGTLPSNGFIEFWGQVNDGKWEKRMYLDPGYQINDNWSLFTDTSSYFLTVNPTAAQNKRFVETTNDLSSGLPAEPYFTHKASLYYRNVINQGFAAVVGSYVYSSSFDRGEGFTSGEFRAANPLISSQTNLYVAPSGPNAKLKFSAVGRALNVRTVQAYINGTLVADREMNYFNSIIDENANNIPLSLISGNTASVEFRVNVLDPAALATDRIVVGMYELSYPRQFNFGGQANFEFELPASATGNNLVIDNFNFGGSVAPVLYDVTNGHRITASIVSPTQVRVVLPASAADRKLILVSQDGGNIRSVSNFTARNFTNYALAANQGNYIIISNPRLYADASGINQVEQYRLYRSSTSGGGYNAKIYDVQDILDQFGYGVKNNGYALKNFLRFAYAGFAERPSYCFIIGKGVVYTNYRTSESTPTIDQLNLVPTFGNPASDMSLTSAEGSIVPKIPVGRLTVINGNEVKAYLDKVKTYEGSYNTSSCVINDELWKKNVIHVSGANDYLGEQIRFYLNQYGNVLKDTSFGASVYSLQKTGVAAIQTIASANITRLFEEGFSLLTYFGHSSPSTLEYNLSDPTSYPSIGKYPILLVNGCQAGNMFLSDASRLTGNLIITEKWVLTPNRGSVAFIASTHLGIVNYLHIYTEEFYNQLAKTDGYGESIGRIMANVNDTLSRIYSFNDFYVRMHMEEITLHGDPAIRFFSHQKADYATEASMVKMAPEFISIADTSFNANIKIVNIGKATEDSVRIRVTRIFPDGTTAIPFDKKIKRVPYADSILLKLPIDPVRDKGANKLKVEIDPDNQIDESCETNNTVTKEFFIFEDEVRPVYPYNYSIINKQNITYYASTANPLGTSRKYYFEIDSTQKFNSGLRKADSVTSVGGSISFKPTGINFTDSTVYYWRVGMKPDANSGILWNDFSFVYISGSETGFNQSHYFQHKQNNYKYMVLDSSSRLMNFDSTIRRIQVRTGIFPYFDAGGLDVAVDFTNIERYGCRYGSFQFYVFDGKTLEPLKNTFGGQPGLYNSLTTCGEAPRIFFEYSYTQQASRIHAMNFLNNVVKDGDYVVITNLGAATGALVDTAVLKADQAILGSGNSLYHTLKNLGFTQIDNFTSHLPMIFSYRKNTPSFIPQQKFGLTNEQVVDIVEAPGYYTNGAIESPWFGPAKTWKDLKWSGYPLEATPGDTTSLDIIGRTSTGIEVLMATITEARDTSLSFVNPAAFPYLKLRLNNRDINKVTPYQLSKWKLYADYVPEGAIAPNIKFNLKDTFELGERVDFAIAFRNVSETAFDSLKLKLVITKQNNVPVVIDLPRKKPLIAGDSIIVSYQFDSKDYPGNNTLYLMVNPDEDQAEQFLFNNFIYKNFYVKPDNYKPWLDVTFDGTHILNRDIVSAKPHIFVQLKDDSRFLALDDTTGMKIKIQYPKVNGVPGPLVEYKPQSDSVKFTPANLATGNNASTIDLYPKFLQDGEYELIVTGNDRSGNNAGELEYKVTFQVINKPMISNLLNYPNPFTTSTAFVFYITGYEVPQNMRIQIMTITGKVVREITKAELGPLRVGRNITEFKWDGTDQFGNKLANGIYLYRVITNHNGKALDKYKAQGDNTDEYFNKGYGKMYLMR, encoded by the coding sequence ATGAAACGCTTTTTACTCTCCGTTACCATATTGTTCTGTGCCATCACAGGAGTAACCGCTCAATCATACATGAATGAGTGGATCGATTTTAATAAAACCTATTACAAATTTAAAGTAGGTGCAACCGGCGTTTACCGCATTTCGCAGGCGCAATTGAGTACAATGGGTATTGCCAATGCTGATGCTTCGCACTTTCAATTGTGGCGAAATGGTCAGCAAGTTCCTGTTTATACGTCTGTTGCAAACGGCACATTACCTTCAAATGGTTTTATTGAATTTTGGGGACAAGTGAATGATGGTAAATGGGAGAAGCGCATGTATCTCGATCCTGGTTATCAGATCAACGATAACTGGAGTTTATTTACAGACACATCTTCTTATTTCCTTACAGTAAATCCGACTGCTGCACAGAACAAGCGCTTTGTAGAAACAACAAATGATCTTTCATCTGGTTTGCCGGCTGAGCCTTACTTCACGCACAAAGCATCACTTTATTATCGTAATGTGATTAACCAAGGTTTTGCTGCCGTAGTTGGCAGTTATGTTTATTCTTCCTCTTTTGATAGAGGTGAAGGGTTTACAAGTGGAGAATTCAGAGCTGCTAATCCCTTGATTTCTTCTCAAACAAATTTGTATGTTGCTCCTTCTGGTCCCAATGCAAAACTGAAATTTTCAGCAGTTGGCCGGGCGTTGAACGTACGCACAGTTCAGGCTTATATAAATGGAACATTGGTAGCTGATCGTGAAATGAATTATTTTAATTCAATTATTGACGAAAATGCGAACAATATTCCTCTTTCACTAATCTCTGGCAATACAGCAAGTGTTGAGTTTCGTGTAAATGTTTTAGATCCTGCAGCGTTGGCGACAGATAGAATTGTGGTTGGCATGTATGAACTAAGTTATCCAAGACAATTCAATTTTGGAGGTCAGGCAAATTTCGAGTTTGAGTTACCGGCAAGTGCAACCGGTAATAACCTGGTTATTGATAATTTTAATTTTGGTGGCTCTGTTGCTCCTGTTTTGTATGATGTAACAAATGGCCATCGTATAACGGCAAGTATTGTTTCGCCAACACAAGTAAGAGTAGTGCTGCCTGCGTCTGCTGCAGATCGTAAACTTATTCTTGTAAGCCAGGATGGTGGAAATATTCGTTCAGTGTCCAATTTCACTGCACGCAACTTCACCAACTATGCATTAGCTGCTAACCAGGGTAACTATATCATCATTTCTAATCCTCGTTTATATGCAGATGCAAGTGGTATCAATCAGGTAGAGCAATATCGTTTATACCGTAGCAGCACATCGGGTGGAGGTTACAATGCAAAAATCTATGATGTTCAGGATATTCTTGATCAGTTTGGTTATGGTGTTAAAAATAACGGGTATGCGCTCAAAAATTTCCTTCGCTTTGCGTATGCAGGGTTTGCTGAGAGGCCATCATATTGTTTCATTATTGGTAAGGGTGTTGTATATACGAATTATCGCACATCTGAATCGACCCCAACTATCGACCAACTGAATTTGGTTCCAACCTTTGGTAACCCGGCTTCAGATATGTCCCTTACTTCCGCAGAAGGAAGCATTGTGCCCAAAATTCCCGTAGGACGTTTAACTGTTATAAATGGCAATGAAGTAAAGGCATATCTCGACAAAGTAAAGACATATGAAGGTTCTTACAACACCAGTTCATGCGTTATTAATGATGAATTATGGAAAAAAAATGTAATTCATGTGTCTGGTGCTAATGATTACCTGGGCGAGCAAATTCGTTTTTATCTCAATCAATATGGCAACGTGTTAAAAGACACCTCTTTTGGTGCAAGCGTTTATTCTTTACAAAAAACCGGCGTGGCGGCGATTCAAACAATAGCCAGCGCAAATATTACCAGACTGTTTGAAGAAGGCTTTTCTCTTCTTACCTATTTTGGGCATTCTTCTCCATCTACACTTGAGTACAATTTATCTGATCCTACAAGCTATCCCTCCATTGGTAAGTATCCTATTTTGTTGGTAAATGGATGCCAGGCAGGTAATATGTTTTTATCGGATGCTTCAAGGCTTACAGGTAACTTAATCATTACTGAAAAATGGGTGTTAACGCCTAACAGAGGCTCGGTTGCATTTATTGCATCAACGCACTTAGGTATTGTGAACTATCTGCATATCTACACAGAGGAGTTTTATAACCAGTTAGCGAAAACAGATGGATATGGAGAGTCAATCGGCAGAATAATGGCAAACGTGAACGATACATTGTCACGCATTTATTCTTTTAATGACTTTTATGTGCGTATGCATATGGAGGAAATTACTTTACATGGCGATCCGGCAATTCGTTTTTTCAGTCATCAAAAAGCCGATTATGCCACTGAGGCTTCAATGGTAAAAATGGCACCTGAATTTATTTCAATTGCAGATACATCTTTCAATGCCAATATTAAGATTGTAAATATTGGCAAAGCAACGGAAGATTCAGTGCGTATCAGAGTCACAAGGATTTTTCCCGATGGTACAACCGCAATTCCATTCGATAAAAAAATCAAGCGGGTGCCCTATGCTGATTCTATACTTCTGAAACTACCCATAGATCCTGTGAGGGATAAAGGAGCTAACAAATTGAAAGTTGAAATTGATCCGGATAACCAGATAGACGAATCTTGTGAAACTAATAATACAGTTACAAAGGAATTTTTCATCTTTGAAGATGAGGTGAGGCCGGTTTACCCTTATAACTATTCAATCATAAACAAGCAAAACATCACCTATTATGCATCAACCGCTAACCCACTTGGTACTTCCAGGAAATATTATTTTGAAATAGACAGTACACAAAAGTTTAATTCAGGATTACGGAAAGCCGATTCAGTTACATCCGTTGGTGGTTCAATATCATTTAAGCCAACAGGTATCAATTTTACTGACAGTACGGTTTACTACTGGCGTGTTGGAATGAAGCCCGATGCAAATTCAGGTATTCTTTGGAACGATTTCAGTTTCGTTTACATATCTGGTTCTGAAACCGGATTTAATCAATCGCATTATTTCCAGCATAAGCAAAACAACTATAAATACATGGTGCTTGATTCATCAAGTCGTTTAATGAACTTCGATTCAACAATAAGGCGAATACAGGTACGAACAGGTATTTTCCCATACTTTGATGCCGGAGGTCTTGATGTTGCAGTAGATTTTACAAATATTGAGCGCTACGGTTGCCGTTACGGATCGTTCCAGTTTTATGTATTTGATGGCAAAACGCTTGAGCCGTTAAAAAATACATTTGGCGGCCAGCCAGGTTTATATAATAGCTTAACAACCTGCGGTGAGGCCCCACGTATTTTCTTTGAGTATTCTTACACACAACAGGCATCAAGAATTCATGCAATGAATTTCCTGAATAATGTTGTGAAAGACGGAGACTATGTAGTTATTACAAACCTCGGTGCTGCCACAGGGGCACTCGTTGATACTGCTGTACTTAAAGCCGACCAGGCAATACTAGGTAGCGGGAATTCCCTTTACCATACGTTGAAAAATTTGGGCTTTACCCAAATTGACAATTTTACGAGTCATTTGCCAATGATCTTCAGTTACAGAAAAAACACACCTTCTTTTATACCACAACAGAAATTTGGATTAACGAACGAACAAGTTGTTGATATAGTTGAAGCACCCGGTTATTATACAAATGGTGCAATTGAATCTCCTTGGTTTGGCCCTGCTAAAACATGGAAGGATTTAAAGTGGAGTGGCTATCCACTCGAAGCAACACCCGGAGATACTACAAGCCTTGATATAATAGGCCGCACAAGCACCGGTATAGAAGTGCTGATGGCCACCATCACTGAAGCAAGGGATACCAGTCTTTCTTTTGTTAACCCGGCTGCGTTTCCATATTTGAAGCTGCGTTTAAATAACAGGGATATTAATAAAGTAACGCCTTATCAATTAAGCAAGTGGAAGTTGTATGCCGATTATGTTCCAGAGGGAGCTATTGCACCAAACATCAAGTTTAATTTAAAAGATACGTTTGAGTTGGGAGAAAGAGTTGATTTTGCAATTGCATTCAGAAATGTTAGCGAAACCGCATTTGACAGTCTTAAACTGAAACTTGTAATTACCAAGCAAAATAATGTACCGGTTGTTATTGATCTTCCAAGGAAAAAACCGCTGATAGCCGGGGACTCAATTATTGTATCTTACCAGTTCGACAGCAAAGATTATCCGGGCAATAACACACTTTACCTGATGGTAAATCCGGACGAAGACCAGGCTGAACAATTCCTGTTCAACAATTTTATCTACAAGAATTTTTATGTTAAACCTGATAATTACAAACCATGGCTTGATGTAACGTTTGATGGAACACATATTCTCAACAGAGATATTGTTTCGGCTAAGCCGCACATTTTCGTACAGCTAAAAGACGATAGTCGTTTCCTTGCTCTTGACGATACCACCGGTATGAAAATTAAAATTCAGTATCCGAAGGTGAATGGTGTTCCCGGGCCTTTGGTTGAATACAAACCACAATCTGACAGCGTGAAATTTACGCCGGCTAATCTTGCCACAGGTAATAACGCATCAACAATTGACCTGTATCCGAAGTTTTTACAGGATGGCGAATATGAGTTAATTGTAACCGGTAACGACAGGAGCGGTAATAATGCAGGTGAATTAGAATACAAAGTGACCTTCCAGGTAATCAACAAGCCGATGATTTCGAACCTGCTTAATTATCCAAACCCGTTCACTACTTCAACTGCTTTTGTTTTTTATATAACAGGGTATGAAGTGCCGCAGAATATGCGTATTCAAATCATGACGATAACCGGTAAAGTAGTAAGGGAAATAACAAAAGCAGAACTTGGCCCGTTAAGAGTGGGACGAAACATCACCGAATTTAAATGGGATGGTACAGATCAATTCGGAAATAAACTGGCAAATGGTATTTATCTCTATCGTGTTATCACAAATCACAACGGAAAAGCATTAGACAAGTATAAAGCTCAAGGCGATAATACCGACGAATACTTTAATAAAGGATATGGTAAAATGTACCTGATGCGATAG